The following coding sequences are from one Cyprinus carpio isolate SPL01 chromosome A24, ASM1834038v1, whole genome shotgun sequence window:
- the pde7a gene encoding high affinity cAMP-specific 3',5'-cyclic phosphodiesterase 7A isoform X9: protein MELCYQLPVLPLDRPVPKHVLSRRGAISFSSSSSLFGAPDPRQLSQRRGAISYDSSDQTALYIRMLDVRVRSQVGFEPERRGSHPYLGVDFRTLHSRAESAGSIPARRVRRLFSFQRHLLSSRLLRGAPHLNPLHILDEDYCGQAKCMLEKVGSWNFDIFLFDRLTNGNSLVFLTFNLLNQYGLIELFQLDMVKLRRFLVLVQEDYHNQNPYHNAVHAADVTQAMHCYLREPKLAQSLTSFDILLGLLAAATHDLDHPGVNQPFLIKTNHYLAALYRNTSVLENHHWRSAVGLLRETELFSNLPAEDSLSIERQLGSLILATDISRQNEYLSRFRTHLDENDLCLGNASHRHFVLQMALKCADICNPCRPWELSKQWSEKVTEEFFHQGDIEKKHKLEISPLCDSEANTIASVQIGFMTYVVEPLFAEWARFSDTRLSQTMLGHLGLNKASWSAMEPEASGSSEEGESEPGRATEEPSSRALSQGSQES, encoded by the exons AGACGCGGAGCAATCTCCTATGACAGCTCTGATCAAACCGCTCTGTATATTCGCATGCTAG ATGTGAGAGTGAGAAGTCAGGTAGGCTTTGAACCTGAACGAAGAGGCTCGCACCCGTACCTGGGCGTCGATTTCCGCACTTTGCACT CCCGTGCTGAGTCAGCAGGGTCGATTCCAGCTCGGAGGGTCCGGAGGCTCTTTAGTTTCCAGCGACACCTGCTTTCGTCCCGTCTGCTGCGAGGAGCGCCACACCTCAACCCCCTCCACATCCTGGACGAGGACTACTGCGGTCAAGCCAAG TGTATGCTTGAAAAGGTTGGAAGCTGGAATTTTGATATATTCCTCTTTGACAGACTTACAAatg GAAACAGTCTTGTCTTCTTGACATTTAATTTGCTGAACCAGTATGGTCTCATTGAGCTCTTCCAGTTAGACATGGTTAAACTGCGTCGGTTTCTAG TTTTGGTTCAAGAAGATTACCACAATCAGAACCCTTACCATAATGCAGTCCATGCTGCTGATGTCACCCAGGCCATGCACTGTTACCTGAGAGAACCCAAG CTCGCCCAGTCCCTCACATCATTCGACATCCTCTTAGGGTTGCTGGCCGCGGCCACACACGATCTGGACCACCCTGGCGTCAACCAGCCTTTCCTCATCAAAACCAACCATTACCTTGCAGCTTTGTACCGG AATACCTCAGTTCTGGAGAACCATCACTGGAGGTCTGCAGTGGGTCTGCTCAGAGAGACCGAACTCTTTTCCAATCTTCCTGCAGAAGACAG TCTGAGTATAGAGAGGCAGCTGGGATCACTCATTCTGGCCACAGATATCAGCCGACAGAATGAGTACCTGTCCCGCTTCAGGACACATCTGGATGAGAACGACTTGTGTTTAGGAAACGCTTCTCATCGACATTTCGTTCTGCAG ATGGCCCTGAAGTGTGCAGATATCTGTAACCCATGTAGACCATGGGAACTCAGCAAACAGTGGAGTGAGAAGGTCACGGAGGAATTCTTCCACCAAG GTGACATCGAAAAGAAGCATAAACTTGAAATCAGTCCACTGTGTGATAGTGAAGCCAACACCATAGCCAGTGTTCAAATCG GTTTCATGACTTACGTGGTGGAGCCTCTGTTTGCCGAGTGGGCGCGCTTTTCAGACACGCGGCTCTCTCAGACAATGCTCGGCCATTTGGGCCTGAACAAGGCCAGTTGGAGTGCCATGGAGCCCGAGGCATCGGGGAGCTCCGAGGAGGGGGAATCCGAACCGGGCCGAGCCACAGAAGAGCCCAGTTCCAGAGCCTTATCTCAGGGAAGCCAAGAGTCATGA
- the pde7a gene encoding high affinity cAMP-specific 3',5'-cyclic phosphodiesterase 7A isoform X11, translating into MGIALIWSIITILFRWIFSKRRGAISYDSSDQTALYIRMLDVRVRSQVGFEPERRGSHPYLGVDFRTLHSRAESAGSIPARRVRRLFSFQRHLLSSRLLRGAPHLNPLHILDEDYCGQAKCMLEKVGSWNFDIFLFDRLTNGNSLVFLTFNLLNQYGLIELFQLDMVKLRRFLVLVQEDYHNQNPYHNAVHAADVTQAMHCYLREPKLAQSLTSFDILLGLLAAATHDLDHPGVNQPFLIKTNHYLAALYRNTSVLENHHWRSAVGLLRETELFSNLPAEDSLSIERQLGSLILATDISRQNEYLSRFRTHLDENDLCLGNASHRHFVLQMALKCADICNPCRPWELSKQWSEKVTEEFFHQGDIEKKHKLEISPLCDSEANTIASVQIGFMTYVVEPLFAEWARFSDTRLSQTMLGHLGLNKASWSAMEPEASGSSEEGESEPGRATEEPSSRALSQGSQES; encoded by the exons AGACGCGGAGCAATCTCCTATGACAGCTCTGATCAAACCGCTCTGTATATTCGCATGCTAG ATGTGAGAGTGAGAAGTCAGGTAGGCTTTGAACCTGAACGAAGAGGCTCGCACCCGTACCTGGGCGTCGATTTCCGCACTTTGCACT CCCGTGCTGAGTCAGCAGGGTCGATTCCAGCTCGGAGGGTCCGGAGGCTCTTTAGTTTCCAGCGACACCTGCTTTCGTCCCGTCTGCTGCGAGGAGCGCCACACCTCAACCCCCTCCACATCCTGGACGAGGACTACTGCGGTCAAGCCAAG TGTATGCTTGAAAAGGTTGGAAGCTGGAATTTTGATATATTCCTCTTTGACAGACTTACAAatg GAAACAGTCTTGTCTTCTTGACATTTAATTTGCTGAACCAGTATGGTCTCATTGAGCTCTTCCAGTTAGACATGGTTAAACTGCGTCGGTTTCTAG TTTTGGTTCAAGAAGATTACCACAATCAGAACCCTTACCATAATGCAGTCCATGCTGCTGATGTCACCCAGGCCATGCACTGTTACCTGAGAGAACCCAAG CTCGCCCAGTCCCTCACATCATTCGACATCCTCTTAGGGTTGCTGGCCGCGGCCACACACGATCTGGACCACCCTGGCGTCAACCAGCCTTTCCTCATCAAAACCAACCATTACCTTGCAGCTTTGTACCGG AATACCTCAGTTCTGGAGAACCATCACTGGAGGTCTGCAGTGGGTCTGCTCAGAGAGACCGAACTCTTTTCCAATCTTCCTGCAGAAGACAG TCTGAGTATAGAGAGGCAGCTGGGATCACTCATTCTGGCCACAGATATCAGCCGACAGAATGAGTACCTGTCCCGCTTCAGGACACATCTGGATGAGAACGACTTGTGTTTAGGAAACGCTTCTCATCGACATTTCGTTCTGCAG ATGGCCCTGAAGTGTGCAGATATCTGTAACCCATGTAGACCATGGGAACTCAGCAAACAGTGGAGTGAGAAGGTCACGGAGGAATTCTTCCACCAAG GTGACATCGAAAAGAAGCATAAACTTGAAATCAGTCCACTGTGTGATAGTGAAGCCAACACCATAGCCAGTGTTCAAATCG GTTTCATGACTTACGTGGTGGAGCCTCTGTTTGCCGAGTGGGCGCGCTTTTCAGACACGCGGCTCTCTCAGACAATGCTCGGCCATTTGGGCCTGAACAAGGCCAGTTGGAGTGCCATGGAGCCCGAGGCATCGGGGAGCTCCGAGGAGGGGGAATCCGAACCGGGCCGAGCCACAGAAGAGCCCAGTTCCAGAGCCTTATCTCAGGGAAGCCAAGAGTCATGA
- the pde7a gene encoding high affinity cAMP-specific 3',5'-cyclic phosphodiesterase 7A isoform X4, with product MELCYQLPVLPLDRPVPKHVLSRRGAISFSSSSSLFGAPDPRQLSQRRGAISYDSSDQTALYIRMLAVTNKTIKPSFVFTPDVRVRSQVGFEPERRGSHPYLGVDFRTLHSRAESAGSIPARRVRRLFSFQRHLLSSRLLRGAPHLNPLHILDEDYCGQAKCMLEKVGSWNFDIFLFDRLTNGNSLVFLTFNLLNQYGLIELFQLDMVKLRRFLVLVQEDYHNQNPYHNAVHAADVTQAMHCYLREPKLAQSLTSFDILLGLLAAATHDLDHPGVNQPFLIKTNHYLAALYRNTSVLENHHWRSAVGLLRETELFSNLPAEDSLSIERQLGSLILATDISRQNEYLSRFRTHLDENDLCLGNASHRHFVLQMALKCADICNPCRPWELSKQWSEKVTEEFFHQGDIEKKHKLEISPLCDSEANTIASVQIGFMTYVVEPLFAEWARFSDTRLSQTMLGHLGLNKASWSAMEPEASGSSEEGESEPGRATEEPSSRALSQGSQES from the exons AGACGCGGAGCAATCTCCTATGACAGCTCTGATCAAACCGCTCTGTATATTCGCATGCTAG ctgtgacaaacaaaacaatcaaacccTCATTCGTGTTTACACCAG ATGTGAGAGTGAGAAGTCAGGTAGGCTTTGAACCTGAACGAAGAGGCTCGCACCCGTACCTGGGCGTCGATTTCCGCACTTTGCACT CCCGTGCTGAGTCAGCAGGGTCGATTCCAGCTCGGAGGGTCCGGAGGCTCTTTAGTTTCCAGCGACACCTGCTTTCGTCCCGTCTGCTGCGAGGAGCGCCACACCTCAACCCCCTCCACATCCTGGACGAGGACTACTGCGGTCAAGCCAAG TGTATGCTTGAAAAGGTTGGAAGCTGGAATTTTGATATATTCCTCTTTGACAGACTTACAAatg GAAACAGTCTTGTCTTCTTGACATTTAATTTGCTGAACCAGTATGGTCTCATTGAGCTCTTCCAGTTAGACATGGTTAAACTGCGTCGGTTTCTAG TTTTGGTTCAAGAAGATTACCACAATCAGAACCCTTACCATAATGCAGTCCATGCTGCTGATGTCACCCAGGCCATGCACTGTTACCTGAGAGAACCCAAG CTCGCCCAGTCCCTCACATCATTCGACATCCTCTTAGGGTTGCTGGCCGCGGCCACACACGATCTGGACCACCCTGGCGTCAACCAGCCTTTCCTCATCAAAACCAACCATTACCTTGCAGCTTTGTACCGG AATACCTCAGTTCTGGAGAACCATCACTGGAGGTCTGCAGTGGGTCTGCTCAGAGAGACCGAACTCTTTTCCAATCTTCCTGCAGAAGACAG TCTGAGTATAGAGAGGCAGCTGGGATCACTCATTCTGGCCACAGATATCAGCCGACAGAATGAGTACCTGTCCCGCTTCAGGACACATCTGGATGAGAACGACTTGTGTTTAGGAAACGCTTCTCATCGACATTTCGTTCTGCAG ATGGCCCTGAAGTGTGCAGATATCTGTAACCCATGTAGACCATGGGAACTCAGCAAACAGTGGAGTGAGAAGGTCACGGAGGAATTCTTCCACCAAG GTGACATCGAAAAGAAGCATAAACTTGAAATCAGTCCACTGTGTGATAGTGAAGCCAACACCATAGCCAGTGTTCAAATCG GTTTCATGACTTACGTGGTGGAGCCTCTGTTTGCCGAGTGGGCGCGCTTTTCAGACACGCGGCTCTCTCAGACAATGCTCGGCCATTTGGGCCTGAACAAGGCCAGTTGGAGTGCCATGGAGCCCGAGGCATCGGGGAGCTCCGAGGAGGGGGAATCCGAACCGGGCCGAGCCACAGAAGAGCCCAGTTCCAGAGCCTTATCTCAGGGAAGCCAAGAGTCATGA
- the pde7a gene encoding high affinity cAMP-specific 3',5'-cyclic phosphodiesterase 7A isoform X8, with protein sequence MGIALIWSIITILFRWIFSKRRGAISYDSSDQTALYIRMLAVTNKTIKPSFVFTPGACVIFKQLFSRDVRVRSQVGFEPERRGSHPYLGVDFRTLHSRAESAGSIPARRVRRLFSFQRHLLSSRLLRGAPHLNPLHILDEDYCGQAKCMLEKVGSWNFDIFLFDRLTNGNSLVFLTFNLLNQYGLIELFQLDMVKLRRFLVLVQEDYHNQNPYHNAVHAADVTQAMHCYLREPKLAQSLTSFDILLGLLAAATHDLDHPGVNQPFLIKTNHYLAALYRNTSVLENHHWRSAVGLLRETELFSNLPAEDSLSIERQLGSLILATDISRQNEYLSRFRTHLDENDLCLGNASHRHFVLQMALKCADICNPCRPWELSKQWSEKVTEEFFHQGDIEKKHKLEISPLCDSEANTIASVQIGFMTYVVEPLFAEWARFSDTRLSQTMLGHLGLNKASWSAMEPEASGSSEEGESEPGRATEEPSSRALSQGSQES encoded by the exons AGACGCGGAGCAATCTCCTATGACAGCTCTGATCAAACCGCTCTGTATATTCGCATGCTAG ctgtgacaaacaaaacaatcaaacccTCATTCGTGTTTACACCAG GAGCTTGTGTAAtattcaaacagctgttttcaa GAGATGTGAGAGTGAGAAGTCAGGTAGGCTTTGAACCTGAACGAAGAGGCTCGCACCCGTACCTGGGCGTCGATTTCCGCACTTTGCACT CCCGTGCTGAGTCAGCAGGGTCGATTCCAGCTCGGAGGGTCCGGAGGCTCTTTAGTTTCCAGCGACACCTGCTTTCGTCCCGTCTGCTGCGAGGAGCGCCACACCTCAACCCCCTCCACATCCTGGACGAGGACTACTGCGGTCAAGCCAAG TGTATGCTTGAAAAGGTTGGAAGCTGGAATTTTGATATATTCCTCTTTGACAGACTTACAAatg GAAACAGTCTTGTCTTCTTGACATTTAATTTGCTGAACCAGTATGGTCTCATTGAGCTCTTCCAGTTAGACATGGTTAAACTGCGTCGGTTTCTAG TTTTGGTTCAAGAAGATTACCACAATCAGAACCCTTACCATAATGCAGTCCATGCTGCTGATGTCACCCAGGCCATGCACTGTTACCTGAGAGAACCCAAG CTCGCCCAGTCCCTCACATCATTCGACATCCTCTTAGGGTTGCTGGCCGCGGCCACACACGATCTGGACCACCCTGGCGTCAACCAGCCTTTCCTCATCAAAACCAACCATTACCTTGCAGCTTTGTACCGG AATACCTCAGTTCTGGAGAACCATCACTGGAGGTCTGCAGTGGGTCTGCTCAGAGAGACCGAACTCTTTTCCAATCTTCCTGCAGAAGACAG TCTGAGTATAGAGAGGCAGCTGGGATCACTCATTCTGGCCACAGATATCAGCCGACAGAATGAGTACCTGTCCCGCTTCAGGACACATCTGGATGAGAACGACTTGTGTTTAGGAAACGCTTCTCATCGACATTTCGTTCTGCAG ATGGCCCTGAAGTGTGCAGATATCTGTAACCCATGTAGACCATGGGAACTCAGCAAACAGTGGAGTGAGAAGGTCACGGAGGAATTCTTCCACCAAG GTGACATCGAAAAGAAGCATAAACTTGAAATCAGTCCACTGTGTGATAGTGAAGCCAACACCATAGCCAGTGTTCAAATCG GTTTCATGACTTACGTGGTGGAGCCTCTGTTTGCCGAGTGGGCGCGCTTTTCAGACACGCGGCTCTCTCAGACAATGCTCGGCCATTTGGGCCTGAACAAGGCCAGTTGGAGTGCCATGGAGCCCGAGGCATCGGGGAGCTCCGAGGAGGGGGAATCCGAACCGGGCCGAGCCACAGAAGAGCCCAGTTCCAGAGCCTTATCTCAGGGAAGCCAAGAGTCATGA
- the pde7a gene encoding high affinity cAMP-specific 3',5'-cyclic phosphodiesterase 7A isoform X3: MELCYQLPVLPLDRPVPKHVLSRRGAISFSSSSSLFGAPDPRQLSQRRGAISYDSSDQTALYIRMLAVTNKTIKPSFVFTPGDVRVRSQVGFEPERRGSHPYLGVDFRTLHSRAESAGSIPARRVRRLFSFQRHLLSSRLLRGAPHLNPLHILDEDYCGQAKCMLEKVGSWNFDIFLFDRLTNGNSLVFLTFNLLNQYGLIELFQLDMVKLRRFLVLVQEDYHNQNPYHNAVHAADVTQAMHCYLREPKLAQSLTSFDILLGLLAAATHDLDHPGVNQPFLIKTNHYLAALYRNTSVLENHHWRSAVGLLRETELFSNLPAEDSLSIERQLGSLILATDISRQNEYLSRFRTHLDENDLCLGNASHRHFVLQMALKCADICNPCRPWELSKQWSEKVTEEFFHQGDIEKKHKLEISPLCDSEANTIASVQIGFMTYVVEPLFAEWARFSDTRLSQTMLGHLGLNKASWSAMEPEASGSSEEGESEPGRATEEPSSRALSQGSQES, from the exons AGACGCGGAGCAATCTCCTATGACAGCTCTGATCAAACCGCTCTGTATATTCGCATGCTAG ctgtgacaaacaaaacaatcaaacccTCATTCGTGTTTACACCAG GAGATGTGAGAGTGAGAAGTCAGGTAGGCTTTGAACCTGAACGAAGAGGCTCGCACCCGTACCTGGGCGTCGATTTCCGCACTTTGCACT CCCGTGCTGAGTCAGCAGGGTCGATTCCAGCTCGGAGGGTCCGGAGGCTCTTTAGTTTCCAGCGACACCTGCTTTCGTCCCGTCTGCTGCGAGGAGCGCCACACCTCAACCCCCTCCACATCCTGGACGAGGACTACTGCGGTCAAGCCAAG TGTATGCTTGAAAAGGTTGGAAGCTGGAATTTTGATATATTCCTCTTTGACAGACTTACAAatg GAAACAGTCTTGTCTTCTTGACATTTAATTTGCTGAACCAGTATGGTCTCATTGAGCTCTTCCAGTTAGACATGGTTAAACTGCGTCGGTTTCTAG TTTTGGTTCAAGAAGATTACCACAATCAGAACCCTTACCATAATGCAGTCCATGCTGCTGATGTCACCCAGGCCATGCACTGTTACCTGAGAGAACCCAAG CTCGCCCAGTCCCTCACATCATTCGACATCCTCTTAGGGTTGCTGGCCGCGGCCACACACGATCTGGACCACCCTGGCGTCAACCAGCCTTTCCTCATCAAAACCAACCATTACCTTGCAGCTTTGTACCGG AATACCTCAGTTCTGGAGAACCATCACTGGAGGTCTGCAGTGGGTCTGCTCAGAGAGACCGAACTCTTTTCCAATCTTCCTGCAGAAGACAG TCTGAGTATAGAGAGGCAGCTGGGATCACTCATTCTGGCCACAGATATCAGCCGACAGAATGAGTACCTGTCCCGCTTCAGGACACATCTGGATGAGAACGACTTGTGTTTAGGAAACGCTTCTCATCGACATTTCGTTCTGCAG ATGGCCCTGAAGTGTGCAGATATCTGTAACCCATGTAGACCATGGGAACTCAGCAAACAGTGGAGTGAGAAGGTCACGGAGGAATTCTTCCACCAAG GTGACATCGAAAAGAAGCATAAACTTGAAATCAGTCCACTGTGTGATAGTGAAGCCAACACCATAGCCAGTGTTCAAATCG GTTTCATGACTTACGTGGTGGAGCCTCTGTTTGCCGAGTGGGCGCGCTTTTCAGACACGCGGCTCTCTCAGACAATGCTCGGCCATTTGGGCCTGAACAAGGCCAGTTGGAGTGCCATGGAGCCCGAGGCATCGGGGAGCTCCGAGGAGGGGGAATCCGAACCGGGCCGAGCCACAGAAGAGCCCAGTTCCAGAGCCTTATCTCAGGGAAGCCAAGAGTCATGA